The Mugil cephalus isolate CIBA_MC_2020 chromosome 19, CIBA_Mcephalus_1.1, whole genome shotgun sequence genome has a window encoding:
- the c19h18orf25 gene encoding uncharacterized protein C18orf25 homolog isoform X1: MKMADSEKAEEFVDVECPPECLDEAQSATAFAQADQDEHLKTETSTSTSSPPREKQEDSPFHTEGEQSLSMPCLMKELRRDSPESQHASPGSDKPASHNVYESDSSNPCMLSPSSSGHLADSDTLSSGEEGAAPPAEGEEEGAAEGGNDPGQATGKQASAAASGGRKSRRSRSESEMPPNAMAAKKNRCQPTGVAAGGQEKQTNGKMAKVKGHRSQKHKERIRLLRQKREAAARKKYNLLQDSSTSDSELTCDSSTSSSEDDDDDTSGGSKTIKTDIPDGPPVVGHYDISDTDSNQESMSVETVRPTVIKHELKTHRGQDMAAHSGCIRALSSISGHAEAELSHKESSQHKGQINIASSDSEVEIVGVQEKARCAHPCGGVIKSLSSWKGNSVEQLNSTNQSQLWTTVSPQPNWVSPPEVVDLTLDEDAGHKYLL, translated from the exons ATGAAGATGGCTGATTCAGAGAAGGCAGAAGAATTTGTGGATGTTGAGTGCCCCCCAGAGTGCCTTGATGAAGCACAATCAGCCACGGCGTTTGCCCAAGCAGATCAGGACGAGCACCTGAAGACGGAGACCTCCACTAGTACAAGCTCACCCCCAAGGGAAAAGCAAGAGGACAGTCCCTTTCACACAGAGGGCGAGCAAAGCCTGTCCATGCCATGCCTGATGAAGGAGCTCCGCCGAGACTCCCCAGAGTCCCAGCACGCTTCCCCGGGGAGCGACAAGCCTGCGTCTCATAATGTCTATGAGAGCGATTCGTCAAACCCCTGCATGCTTTCCCCTTCATCCAGCGGCCACCTGGCTGACTCGGACACGCTCTCCTCAGGGGAAGAAGGTGCCGCTCCCCCCgcggaaggagaggaggagggcgcCGCGGAAGGCGGAAATGATCCCGGGCAGGCGACAGGAAAGCAAGCGTCTGCCGCGGCTTCAGGGGGGAGAAAGTCCCGACGGTCACGTTCGGAGAGCGAGATGCCTCCGAACGCGATGGCCGCAAAGAAGAACCGCTGCCAGCCCACCGGGGTAGCAGCGGGGGGCCAGGAGAAACAAACCAACGGCAAGATGGCAAAAGTGAAAGGTCATCGGAGCCAGAAACACAAGGAACGCATACGCCTGCTGAGGCAGAAGCGAGAGGCGGCAGCACGGAAGAAGTATAACCTGCTGCAGGACAGCAGTACGAGCGACAGCGAGCTCACGTGTGACTCCAGCACCAGCTCCTCCgaggacgacgacgatgacACTTCAGGAGGTAGCAAGACAATCAAGACAGATATTCCAG acgGGCCTCCAGTAGTGGGTCACTATGATATTTCAGACACTGATTCTAACCAGGAGAGTATGAGTGTGGAGACAGTCCGGCCCACGGTGATAAAGCATGagctaaaaacacacagaggccaGGATATGGCAGCTCACTCTGGGTGTATAAGAGCTCTGAGCTCTATCTCAG GCCACGCGGAGGCAGAGCTGTCGCACAAGGAGAGTTCTCAACACAAGGGCCAGATTAACATTGCCTCCTCTGACAGTGAGGTGGAGATAGTCGGAGTGCAAGAGAAAGCACG ATGCGCCCATCCTTGCGGAGGGGTGATAAAGAGTCTGTCCTCCTGGAAGGGGAACTCAGTGGAGCAGTTAAACAGCACaaatcaatcacagctctggactACTGTTTCCCCCCAGCCCAACTGGGTGTCCCCTCCCGAGGTGGTAGACCTCACACTGGACGAGGACGCCGGACACAAATACCTACTTTAA
- the hwa gene encoding protein huluwa, whose translation MSQIGQNTPSNPTEGYPVTNLTLVVLLLIPCVVILLLLNCFFLGYKLLVLSKRNSRQKLEDAEEMLLRSTLHRVSDVAFPPLQDARRAFMSLSDPVLPQPVTSSRASSRERAGEEGHRIRLLRPDGATRSGSLRAPSSIRAASSAAGFSPRFDLPSDSRTCTATSKARWCKSAPVLPQSSDSEAEIRINLVPPNSPMQETELLGHVRRSSTYEMLTDVNPAVAVHAFDKVDMECEYAGPPSETSCLNTSAVGPGLDSDFGASAGVSLRILSADSDGLSNGVLASALEWDYYDPCYVKQNHVPKHKHHRPAVHTKQYWV comes from the exons ATGTCGCAAATAGGTCAGAACACACCCTCAAATCCGACTGAAGGTTACCCCGTGACAAATCTGACTTTAGTCGTCCTCCTGCTAATCCCCTGTGTGGTCATCCTGCTGCTGTTGAACTGCTTCTTCCTGGGCTACAAGCTGCTGGTCCTGTCAAAGAGGAACAGCAGGCAGAAGCTGGAGGACGCGGAGGAGATGCTTCTGCGGTCCACTCTGCACCGAGTGTCCGACGTGGCCTTCCCCCCGCTGCAGGACGCGAGGAGAGCGTTTATGTCTCTGTCGGATCCCGTCCTGCCGCAGCCGGTCACCTCTTCCAGGGCTTCGTCCAGGGAGAGGGCCGGGGAGGAGGGTCACAGGATCCGACTCCTGAGGCCGGATGGGGCCACCAGATCGGGATCCCTGAGGGCGCCGAGCTCCATCCGGGCCGCGTCCTCTGCGGCTGGTTTCAGCCCCAGGTTCGACCTGCCATCCGACTCACGGACCTGCACCGCCACCAGCAAGGCCAGATGGTGTAAAAGTGCACCGGTTCTGCCGCAGTCCAGCGACTCGGAGGCTGAAATCAGAATAAACCTCGTCCCACCAAACTCTCCTATG CAGGAGACGGAACTCCTGGGTCACGTTCGCAGGAGCAGCACCTACGAGATGCTGACAGATGTGAACCCAGCTGTTGCAGTGCACGCGTTTGACAAAGTGGACATGGAGTGCGAGTACGCCGGCCCGCCTTCAGAGACGTCCTGCCTGAACACGTCCGCAGTGGGACCTGGACTGGACAGCGACTTCGGAGCCAGTGCAG GCGTCTCCCTGCGGATTCTGTCTGCAGACAGCGACGGCCTCTCTAACGGCGTGCTGGCCTCGGCCCTGGAGTGGGATTACTATGACCCCTGCTATGTCAAACAGAATCATGTACCCAAACATAAACACCACAGACCTGCAGTGCACACCAAACAGTACTGGGTGTAA
- the zgc:122979 gene encoding dnaJ homolog subfamily B member 5 — MVLIWTQFGVKHKNVNVKCKVRVMHRGDSSGSSSSAESVKSEPDTPCLSIKPAGKDFYKVLGVTPESNEDEIKKAYRKMALKFHPDKNSDADAEDKFKEIAEAYEILTDPKKRVIYDQFGEEGLKNGMSLVNQGNIFRNNFHSDPHNTFSSSFHGSDHFDIYFGSDFDSDEDLFNPFRKFTFRDMGGSAGHEGGLRRGQRRLQGDAVVHDLLVTLEEVMHGCTKHVKITRSRLNSDGRSLRSEEKVLNVVVKKGWKAGTKITFPREGDETPNNTPADITFILRDKEHPQYRREGSNLVYTAKITLKEALCGFTVNVPTLDNRMMPLPCSDVIKPGAIRRLRGEGLPMPKSPSQRGDLVVEFQVLFPDRIPPQSREIIKHSLAQC; from the exons ATGGTTCTCATCTGGACTCAGTTCGGCGTGAAGCACAAAAATGTCAATGTCAAGTGCAAAGTGCGAGTCATGCACAGGGGAGACAGCTCCGGATCATCGTCTTCGGCG GAGAGCGTCAAGTCGGAGCCGGACACGCCCTGTCTGTCCATCAAACCCGCAGGCAAGGACTTCTACAAAGTCCTCGGCGTCACCCCTGAATCCAATGAAGACGAGATCAAGAAGGCCTACAGGAAGATGGCTCTCAAGTTCCACCCGGACAAGAACAGCGATGCCGACGCGGAGGACAAGTTCAAGGAGATCGCGGAGGCCTACGAGATCTTGACCGACCCCAAGAAGAGGGTCATATACGACCAGTTTGGAGAAGAAG gCCTTAAAAACGGGATGTCACTGGTGAACCAGGGCAACATATTCCGCAACAACTTCCACAGCGACCCCCACAACACCTTCTCGTCCTCATTCCACGGCTCCGACCACTTCGACATCTACTTCGGCAGCGACTTTGACAGCGACGAGGACCTCTTCAACCCCTTCAGGAAGTTCACCTTCAGGGACATGGGCGGGTCCGCCGGCCACGAGGGCGGCCTGAGGAGAGGCCAGCGGCGGCTGCAGGGCGACGCCGTGGTGCACGACCTGCTGGTGaccctggaggaggtgatgCACGGCTGCACGAAGCACGTGAAGATCACCCGCAGCCGGCTCAACTCGGACGGCCGCAGCCTGCGGTCCGAGGAGAAGGTGCTGAACGTGGTGGTGAAGAAGGGCTGGAAGGCAGGGACGAAGATCACCTTCCCCAGGGAGGGCGACGAGACGCCCAACAACACCCCGGCGGACATCACCTTCATCCTCAGGGACAAGGAGCATCCTCAGTACAGAAGAGAGGGCTCCAACCTCGTCTACACGGCCAAGATCACCCTTAAAGAG GCTCTTTGTGGCTTCACAGTTAACGTCCCAACACTTGACAACCGGATGATGCCTCTGCCGTGCAGCGACGTCATCAAACCCGGCGCCATCCGGCGGCTGAGGGGCGAGGGTCTGCCCATGCCCAAGAGCCCGAGCCAGCGCGGCGACTTGGTGGTGGAGTTCCAGGTGCTCTTCCCCGACAGGATCCCACCACAGTCCCGGGAGATCATCAAGCACAGCCTGGCCCAGTGCTAG
- the atp5fa1 gene encoding ATP synthase subunit alpha, mitochondrial: protein MLSVRVAAALARTLPRRAGFVSKNVAAACVGAKNLHTSSSWLQKTGTAEVSSILEEKIMGADTSADLEETGRVLSIGDGIARVYGLRNVQAEEMVEFSSGLKGMSLNLEPDNVGVVVFGNDKLIKEGDIVKRTGAIVDVPVGEELLGRVVDALGNAIDGKGPLGSKIRRRVGLKAPGIIPRISVREPMQTGIKAVDSLVPIGRGQRELIIGDRQTGKTAIAIDTIINQKRFNEGTDEKKKLYCIYVAIGQKRSTVAQLVKRLTDADAMKYTIVVSATASDAAPLQYLAPYSGCSMGEYFRDNGKHALIIYDDLSKQAVAYRQMSLLLRRPPGREAYPGDVFYLHSRLLERAAKMNDNFGGGSLTALPVIETQAGDVSAYIPTNVISITDGQIFLETELFYKGIRPAINVGLSVSRVGSAAQTRAMKQVAGTMKLELAQYREVAAFAQFGSDLDAATQQLLNRGVRLTELLKQGQYSPMAIEEQVTVIYAGVRGHLDKMEPSKITKFEKAFLQHILSQHQDLLSAIRADGKISEASDAKLKQIVLNFLSSFE from the exons ATGCTGTCAGTTCGCGTCGCAGCGGCTCTTGCCCGCACCCTTCCTCGCAGGGCCGGCTTT GTTTCTAAGAATGTTGCTGCAGCATGTGTAGGAGCCAAGAATCTCCACACCAGCAGCTCATGGCTGCAGAAAACAG GCACTGCCGAGGTATCTTCCATTCTGGAGGAGAAGATCATGGGAGCTGATACCAGCGCTGATTTGGAGGAGACCGGACGCGTGCTGTCCATTGGTGACGGTATTGCCAGAGTGTACGGTCTCAGGAACGTGCAGGCTGAGGAGATGGTGGAGTTCTCTTCCGGTCTGAAG ggTATGTCCCTGAACTTGGAGCCCGACAACGTTGGTGTTGTCGTGTTCGGTAATGACAAGCTGATCAAGGAGGGCGACATCGTCAAAAGAACAGGTGCTATTGTGGACGTGCCTGTCGGTGAAGAGCTCCTGGGCCGTGTCGTCGATGCCCTGGGAAATGCCATCGATGGAAAG GGCCCCCTTGGCTCCAAGATTCGCAGGCGTGTGGGTCTGAAGGCCCCTGGTATCATCCCTCGTATCTCTGTGAGGGAGCCCATGCAGACTGGCATCAAAGCTGTGGACAGTTTGGTCCCCATCGGCCGTGGACAGCGTGAGCTCATCATTGGAGACAGGCAGACTGG AAAAACCGCCATTGCCATCGACACGATCATCAACCAGAAACGCTTCAACGAAGGAACcgacgagaagaagaagctgtacTGCATCTACGTCGCCATCGGTCAGAAGAGATCCACAGTGGCTCAGCTGGTTAAGAGGCTGACTGATGCCGATGCCATGAAGTACACCATCGTGGTGTCTGCCACCGCCTCTGATGCTGCTCCACTGCAGTACCTGGCTCCCTACTCTGGCTGCTCCATGGGAGAGTACTTCAGAGACAACGGCAAGCACGCCCTGATCATCTACGACGATCTGTCCAAGCAG GCTGTCGCCTATCGTCAGATGTCCCTGCTGCTCCGTCGTCCCCCCGGTCGTGAGGCCTACCCAGGAGACGTCTTCTACTTGCATTCCCGTCTGCTGGAGAGAGCTGCCAAGATGAACGACAACTTCGGCGGCGGCTCCCTCACAGCCCTCCCCGTTATCGAGACACAGGCTGGTGATGTGTCGGCCTACATTCCAACTAACGTCATCTCCATCACTGACGGACAG atcTTCTTGGAGACTGAGCTGTTCTACAAGGGTATTCGCCCAGCCATCAACGTTGGCCTGTCTGTGTCACGTGTCGGATCTGCTGCCCAGACCAGGGCCATGAAGCAG GTGGCTGGTACCATGAAGCTGGAGCTGGCCCAGTACCGTGAGGTGGCTGCCTTCGCTCAGTTTGGTTCTGATTTGGATGCTGCCACTCAGCAGCTTCTGAACCGTGGTGTTCGTCTCACTGAGCTTCTGAAGCAGGGACAGTACT CTCCCATGGCTATTGAGGAACAGGTCACAGTCATCTATGCAGGTGTGAGGGGACACTTGGACAAAATGGAGCCAAGCAAGATCACCAAGTTCGAGAAGGCGTTCCTGCAGCACATCCTCAGCCAGCACCAAGACCTGCTGTCTGCTATTAG GGCTGACGGCAAAATCTCAGAGGCATCTGATGCTAAGCTCAAGCAGATTGTGTTGAATTTCCTCTCCAGCTTCGAGTAA
- the c19h18orf25 gene encoding uncharacterized protein C18orf25 homolog isoform X3, with translation MKMADSEKAEEFVDVECPPECLDEAQSATAFAQADQDEHLKTETSTSTSSPPREKQEDSPFHTEGEQSLSMPCLMKELRRDSPESQHASPGSDKPASHNVYESDSSNPCMLSPSSSGHLADSDTLSSGEEGAAPPAEGEEEGAAEGGNDPGQATGKQASAAASGGRKSRRSRSESEMPPNAMAAKKNRCQPTGVAAGGQEKQTNGKMAKVKGHRSQKHKERIRLLRQKREAAARKKYNLLQDSSTSDSELTCDSSTSSSEDDDDDTSGGSKTIKTDIPGHAEAELSHKESSQHKGQINIASSDSEVEIVGVQEKARCAHPCGGVIKSLSSWKGNSVEQLNSTNQSQLWTTVSPQPNWVSPPEVVDLTLDEDAGHKYLL, from the exons ATGAAGATGGCTGATTCAGAGAAGGCAGAAGAATTTGTGGATGTTGAGTGCCCCCCAGAGTGCCTTGATGAAGCACAATCAGCCACGGCGTTTGCCCAAGCAGATCAGGACGAGCACCTGAAGACGGAGACCTCCACTAGTACAAGCTCACCCCCAAGGGAAAAGCAAGAGGACAGTCCCTTTCACACAGAGGGCGAGCAAAGCCTGTCCATGCCATGCCTGATGAAGGAGCTCCGCCGAGACTCCCCAGAGTCCCAGCACGCTTCCCCGGGGAGCGACAAGCCTGCGTCTCATAATGTCTATGAGAGCGATTCGTCAAACCCCTGCATGCTTTCCCCTTCATCCAGCGGCCACCTGGCTGACTCGGACACGCTCTCCTCAGGGGAAGAAGGTGCCGCTCCCCCCgcggaaggagaggaggagggcgcCGCGGAAGGCGGAAATGATCCCGGGCAGGCGACAGGAAAGCAAGCGTCTGCCGCGGCTTCAGGGGGGAGAAAGTCCCGACGGTCACGTTCGGAGAGCGAGATGCCTCCGAACGCGATGGCCGCAAAGAAGAACCGCTGCCAGCCCACCGGGGTAGCAGCGGGGGGCCAGGAGAAACAAACCAACGGCAAGATGGCAAAAGTGAAAGGTCATCGGAGCCAGAAACACAAGGAACGCATACGCCTGCTGAGGCAGAAGCGAGAGGCGGCAGCACGGAAGAAGTATAACCTGCTGCAGGACAGCAGTACGAGCGACAGCGAGCTCACGTGTGACTCCAGCACCAGCTCCTCCgaggacgacgacgatgacACTTCAGGAGGTAGCAAGACAATCAAGACAGATATTCCAG GCCACGCGGAGGCAGAGCTGTCGCACAAGGAGAGTTCTCAACACAAGGGCCAGATTAACATTGCCTCCTCTGACAGTGAGGTGGAGATAGTCGGAGTGCAAGAGAAAGCACG ATGCGCCCATCCTTGCGGAGGGGTGATAAAGAGTCTGTCCTCCTGGAAGGGGAACTCAGTGGAGCAGTTAAACAGCACaaatcaatcacagctctggactACTGTTTCCCCCCAGCCCAACTGGGTGTCCCCTCCCGAGGTGGTAGACCTCACACTGGACGAGGACGCCGGACACAAATACCTACTTTAA
- the c19h18orf25 gene encoding uncharacterized protein C18orf25 homolog isoform X2: MKMADSEKAEEFVDVECPPECLDEAQSATAFAQADQDEHLKTETSTSTSSPPREKQEDSPFHTEGEQSLSMPCLMKELRRDSPESQHASPGSDKPASHNVYESDSSNPCMLSPSSSGHLADSDTLSSGEEGAAPPAEGEEEGAAEGGNDPGQATGKQASAAASGGRKSRRSRSESEMPPNAMAAKKNRCQPTGVAAGGQEKQTNGKMAKVKGHRSQKHKERIRLLRQKREAAARKKYNLLQDSSTSDSELTCDSSTSSSEDDDDDTSGGSKTIKTDIPAGFRRASERSRVGAQIHGLLDTGSWDRNGIGSVLEEAMTRFAVMQRQTEERFRVWMEKLAHLDSDNDSSKRSSDAQEGQQHPSQGGRPSPPSSFLPSSESAETMAAYMLARENNSLAPTPINNNNNILPEVVTQNGNLAVPDPGLLNV, from the exons ATGAAGATGGCTGATTCAGAGAAGGCAGAAGAATTTGTGGATGTTGAGTGCCCCCCAGAGTGCCTTGATGAAGCACAATCAGCCACGGCGTTTGCCCAAGCAGATCAGGACGAGCACCTGAAGACGGAGACCTCCACTAGTACAAGCTCACCCCCAAGGGAAAAGCAAGAGGACAGTCCCTTTCACACAGAGGGCGAGCAAAGCCTGTCCATGCCATGCCTGATGAAGGAGCTCCGCCGAGACTCCCCAGAGTCCCAGCACGCTTCCCCGGGGAGCGACAAGCCTGCGTCTCATAATGTCTATGAGAGCGATTCGTCAAACCCCTGCATGCTTTCCCCTTCATCCAGCGGCCACCTGGCTGACTCGGACACGCTCTCCTCAGGGGAAGAAGGTGCCGCTCCCCCCgcggaaggagaggaggagggcgcCGCGGAAGGCGGAAATGATCCCGGGCAGGCGACAGGAAAGCAAGCGTCTGCCGCGGCTTCAGGGGGGAGAAAGTCCCGACGGTCACGTTCGGAGAGCGAGATGCCTCCGAACGCGATGGCCGCAAAGAAGAACCGCTGCCAGCCCACCGGGGTAGCAGCGGGGGGCCAGGAGAAACAAACCAACGGCAAGATGGCAAAAGTGAAAGGTCATCGGAGCCAGAAACACAAGGAACGCATACGCCTGCTGAGGCAGAAGCGAGAGGCGGCAGCACGGAAGAAGTATAACCTGCTGCAGGACAGCAGTACGAGCGACAGCGAGCTCACGTGTGACTCCAGCACCAGCTCCTCCgaggacgacgacgatgacACTTCAGGAGGTAGCAAGACAATCAAGACAGATATTCCAG CTGGCTTCAGACGTGCATCGGAGAGATCCAGAGTGGGAGCCCAGATTCATGGGCTGCTGGACACCGGCTCGTGGGACAGGAATGGCATCGGCAGTGttctggaggaggccatgactCGCTTTGCTGTGATGCAGCGTCAGACAGAGGAGCGCTTCCGCGTCTGGATGGAAAAGCTTGCACACCTCGACTCGGACAACGATTCATCCAAACGCTCAAGTGACGCCCAGGAGGGGCAGCAGCACCCCTCCCAGGGGGGCCGGCCTTCCCCCCCCAGTTCCTTTTTGCCCTCGTCAGAGTCTGCAGAGACCATGGCTGCCTACATGTTAGCGCGGGAGAACAACAGCCTCGCCCCCACCcctataaacaacaacaacaacatcctccCTGAAGTTGTCACTCAAAATGGAAATCTAGCTGTTCCAGACCCCGGTCTCTTGAATGTTTAG